Genomic segment of SAR202 cluster bacterium:
GGACCCGTCTCCAGCACACCCCTCTCCTCGCCCAAGGATCGAAAGCCGGGTCCAGATCACCCTTGGAGATCGAGACTGATTCAACCAAAACCAGTCGTACTGACAAAATCACTGAGCAGTAAGACTGCCAAAGTCATTGAGCATTGACACCCCTTCCAGAAGATATCGAGCATGCCGTCGCCACGGGAGGCCATGGCGGCCCCGCCGGTCATTTGCGTGGCGAACTTGCTCCAGCCGGGCGTCCACATGTCGTCCCAGATGTAGTGGTACATGTGGTTGTCCGTGCCGTGACCGACGATATCAATGCGCCCGTCGCCCCATGAAACTGCGGCAATGCCGGAGTCGTCGGCCATAGTTACTGTTGGGCCGTCTGCATCGTTCAGGGGAGGGTCCGGCGTGGGTGTCTCAACGACGGTGTTGTGGTCTGATGGAGAATCGCCCTGGGAGCAGCCCGCCGCAGCGAACACGACCGTCACCACAAGCAGCAGAAAAACGATACGTCCGTACATATGCCGCACTCCGATGGCCGTTCAGGTCCACGTTGAAAAGGAAAGCGCACGATATGCGCTTTGAGACGCGTAATCGCGACGAATTGCGGCGCGTATAATAGCAGAATCATGGCGGATTGTCACGGCGGGCCGGCGTCTAGCCCCCAGCCCCATGTCCTCGTAGACCGCCTCGTTGACGGCGTTGTTGCGGCGGGTGTGTTTGGGCTCGCCTATCAAGCCGTTGACGGCCCAGGCGACTACCAGGCGGTTCTCGGGGTCCGCGAAGCCGATGGATGACTGGTATCCACCGTGACCAAAGGTGCGGCGTGAGGCGTGGCGGCTGAACTGGTACGGCAGCAGGACGTTCCCCTTTGCTTTCGTGTCCAGGAGGAAGCCGAGGCCCCAGTCCAGCGTGGTCTGGAAGGTCTGGTCCAGCATGCCCGTGCGGTGGCGTGCAGTCAGCGCCTCCACGGACTGAGGGCTGAGTATTCGGGGGCCGTCCGACTCTCCCCTGAACAGGAGCATCTCGTAGAAGAGCCCTAGCTCGCGGATAGGCCCCCTGCCGGAGCCGCCGGGAGAGAAGCGCGTCAGCGTGCTGTCTGGTAAGTCGACCGGTGCCGGTCCTGCGGTGGAAACGCGAAACGCCGTCCCGATGCGCGCGCGGTTGGCCTCCAGCCATGCCTGCGGGGTTGCCAGCCACGAGCTGCGCATGCCCAGCGGCTCGAACACCTCCTCCCTCGCATACACGTCGTATGGCCTGCCGTCCAGCCGCCGGACCACCTCGCCCAGGATGAACCAGGCGGCGGCGTTGTTGTAGCCCGCCTTTCGCCCGGGCTGCCAGTCCGGGTTAAGCTCCGCGTCGCAGACCCTCGCGATCGTTTCGCTGTAGTCCAGGTCCTGCCACGGAAGGTCGATGTTTTTCAGGCCGGACGTGTGCGTGAGAAGGTGGCGCAAGGTCACCCTGTCTTTACCATTTTTTGAGAACTCCGGAACGATGTCCCCAACACGGTCATCGAGGTCGAGTTTTCCGGCCTCCCAAAGGCGGGCTATCGCGACCGCGCAAACCGGCTTGACCGAGGACATCCACGGCAGCACAAATTCCGTCGTCAACGGGGTGCCGGGACGGGCCTCTCCCAGCGCGAAATCCGCCACCGGAATACCGTCCCGCGAAACGTACACCTGCGCACCGAGGTGAAGGCCCTCGCGGATACCCGACTCCAGGACCCCTACTGTCCTTGGCAACGCCTTTCGTGGCTCCTGCATGGTCACTCCTTGCCCGCCGACTGCCCCCGGTTACATTCCCTGCAAGCAGACGCGGTAAGAGAACGCTTTGGGTTGCCGGAAGAACCGGGTGTTAGGCAACGCTTACGCGCGCCGGTCGGGAGCGCTCTTGCCGGCGGTTGAACCGACCGGCATGGTAATGGGTTGAACGACACGATTTCTAACGCCCATGGAGACAAAAAAGGCACCTGAATTTCGTAGGTATTTTCAGCGGCAAATGATATAATACCAGCGTTGTGTTTCATTGTAACCAGGAGTCTTGAATGGTCACCAAAACAGCGTTCGGTTTTGTGAAGCCGCAGATCCTTGAGGAGGAGATGCGGACTTCATACATGCAGTACTCCATGAGCGTCATCGTGGCGCGGGCCTTGCCGGACGTGCGCGACGGCCTCAAGCCCGTGCAGCGGCGCATCCTGTACGCGATGAACGAGCTGGGCATGCGGCCCAACACGGCGTACAAGAAGAGCGCCCGTCTCGTCGGTGAAGTGCTCGGCAAGTACCACCCCCACGGCGAGGGCGCTGTGTACGACGCGATGGTGCGCATGGCGCAGGACTTCTCAATGCGCGTGCCTCTTGTCGACGGCCAGGGCAACTTCGGCAGCGTGGACAACGACCCTCCGGCGGCGATGCGCTACACGGAGGCGCGCCTGAGCTTCGCGGCCGAAGAGATGCTGGCGAATATAGACCAGGAGACGGTCGATTACAGCGACAACTTCGACGGCACGCTGCAGGAGCCCGTGGTCCTGCCGGCCCGGCTGCCCAACCTGCTCATTAACGGAGCGGCAGGCATCGCGGTGGGCATGGCGACGAACATCCCGCCACACAACCCTTCCGAGGTCTGCGACGGCGTCATATATCTTATTGACAATCCCGACGCCACCGACCTGGACCTGATGAAGATCATAACCGGCCCGGACTTTCCGACCGGCGCGACCATCATGGGGCGCGACGGCATCCGGAGCGCCTACACGACGGGCCGCGGCAGCATCACCGTTCGGGCTGTTGCCGAGATAGAGGACATGAAGAAGTCCAACCGGCAGCAGATCGTCGTCACAGATCTGCCGTACCAGGTGAACAAGGCGGCGCTGGTTGAGAAGATTGCCGCGCTGATCAAGGAGAAGCGCCTGGAGGGAATCACCGAGATTCGCGACGAGTCCGACCGCCAGGGCATGCGCATGGTCATGGAGCTTCGCGCAGGGGCGCAGGCGCTCGTCATCCTGAATAACCTGTACAAGCTGACCGCGATGCAGAGCTCGTTCGCGGCGAACATGCTTGCTCTCGTCAACGGCATGCCGCAGGTCATCACCCTGAGGTCGGCGCTGAGCAACTACATCAGCTTCCGCCGCGAGGTTGTCACCCGCCGGACGCGCTACGAGCTCCGCAAGGCGCTGGAGCGCGCCCACATTTTGGAAGGCCTGCGCATCGCGCTGAACAACCTGGACGCAGTCATCAAGCTGATCCGGGAGTCGGCAGACGTCGAATCCGCCCGCCAGGGGCTTATGACCACGTTCAGCCTCTCGCAGATCCAGGCGCAGGCGATCCTGGACATGCAGCTCCGCAGGCTGGCGGCGCTGGAGCGCGAGAAGATAGAGAACGAGTACCAGGAGCTGATGAAGCTGATCGACGAGCTGCAGGCGCTCCTGGCGGACCCTCACAAGATCGATGGAGTTATCAAGAAGGAAACCCGGGACCTCAAGAAGAAGGTCGGCGAGGACCGCCGGACGACGATCAGCGACATGAGCACCGATATGAACCGCGAGGACTTCGAGCCTCACGAGCAGGTGGTCATTACGCTGAGCCAGGCTGGCTACATCAAGCGCATCGCCGCCAGCACGTACCGCAATCAGCACAGGGGCGGCAAGGGCGTGACGAGCATGAAGACGAGGGAGGACGACCCCGTCCGCCACATCCTCGTGTGCGACACGCACGATACGCTGCTCTACTTCACGAACACGGGCCGCGTGCTCTCCACGCGCGTATTCGACCTTCGCCCGGACTTCTCGCGCAACACGCGCGGCGTTCCTGTGGCAAACGTTATCCCGCTGGGCGGCGACGAGCGCGTGAACGCCATCGTCCACGTCCGCAGCCTCCAGCAGCAGGACGTGTTCCTCGTGATGGGCACGACCCGCGGCGAGGTAAAGCGCGTCAACCTGGCGGAGATATCGAGCATTCGCAAAGCGGGGCTGATAATCATGGCTCTGGACCAAGGGGACGAGCTTGTCACGGCGCGTCTCGGGCACGAGACCGACGACGTGACGTTCGTAACCGAGAACGGCATGTCGATCCGCTTCCCTGTTGGCCAGGTGACGGCGAGGCAGCGCGCCGCCGGTGGCGTGCGCGGCATCCTCCTCCGCCGTGGCGACAAGGTTGTGTCAATGGACATGGTGGTGCCGGACAGCAAGCTGCTTGTGGTGAGCAGGAACGGCTACGGCAAGCTGACGACGATGGACAAGTACAAGCAGCAGAACCGCGGCGGCATGGGCGTCAAGACGATGGCGATTACCGACAAGACGGGGCCTGTCGCCGCCGCCCAGATCATCGCGGACAGCGACGAGCTGTACGTGGTGTCGGAGCAGGCGCAGGTGATGCGCACAAGCCTGACGGAGATCCGCAGCACGGCGGGACGCGTTACGCAGGGCGTTCGCATCTTCACGCCTGCGCCGGGCGACGCAGTGGCATCCATGGCGTGCGTATCGGCCCTGGAAGAGGTCGGCGGCGGGGAAGAGGCGCTGCCGCTGCTGAGCGCCGTGAAGCACGTCGACGGCAAAGCGGCAAAGCGCTCCGCCAACGGCGCCACAAAGGCCGTCGAAGAGGACGAGCCTGAGGAGTCCGAGCCCGAGGCCGAAGAAGAGGCCGAGGACGGCGAAGGCGGCGAGCAGGGCAAGCTGCTGTAGCGGCAGGCGCTCTGGAGTAGAATTGCACCGCAAGGAGAGGATGGGCCGCAGGGCGCCATCCTCTCCGCGTTAATGGGGGCCTTTGTCATCCTTCGTCCGCCGCGGCGGACGAAGGATCGTTCAGGCGAGGTTCTCGGTAAATGGCGACACTATCGGGCAACGATCCCAGGCATGCCCCAGGAACGCATTCTGATGATAAGGCAGTCCGGCCCTGCAACGTCGCCTGAACGATCCCTTCGCAAAGCCTCAGGGCAGGCTCTTCGGCCGGAGCGCCTCAGGATGACAAAGGGGAGTGATGGGTATTGGAAAAGCGCAATTGACTGCCGTGCTTGTGGAGCCTGAAATGGATTCGGGATGCTGTTATCTGGTGACAAATCCATGAACGCACGCCGCTTCCGCCACGGCGACCACATCCTCGTGCGCGAGGTGTGGGAGGGAAAGCTGTGGTCGGCGCGGCCTAACATCGTCATCGCGGACACGCCGGAGCTGCTGGCGATGTATATGCCGGAGGGGACGGCCTGGCGGCGGCCCGCGACGGCAGGCGGTGGCTTCACCCGCATTCCCGCGCCGGGCTTCACCACGGCGCCGTCCCTCTGGTACAACGAGGCGGTCCGGCTGGCGGTCCCAGGGGAGGACCACAGCGTGCTGCTCCTGTGGGAGCCCTGCTTCGCGCGCATGAAGTGCTGGTACGTGAACATGGAGACGCCGCTGACCCGGACGGCTATTGGATTCGACTACATGGACCATGTGCTCGACATCGTGGTGCAACCGGACTTCACGGCGTGGAAGTGGAAGGATGAGGACGAGGTGGTAGAGTGGGTCCAGAGGGGCATGCTGACACAGGACCGTACCGACCACCTCCGGCGGGAGGGGCTGAAGGCCCTTTCGCGAATGGAGGCGCGCGAGTCGCCGTTCACAGAGGAGTGGCGGGCGTGGCGGCCCGACCCGTCGTGGCAAAGGCCTGCCCTGCCGGAAGGCTGGGACAGGCTGTAGCACGCGCCTCGCGGGTCAGCCCCGCTAACCGGCCCAGATCCCGGGCCGTTGTATTATGTAGCCCGCCCCGATGGAATCGGGGCCGGTTTTCGTGGGGGCGCACAGAAGTGCGCCCGGCCGTGGTAACAGCAATCGTAATCGTTGGCATGGAACGGGCGCCCCGATAAATCGGGGCGCCCCTACGAAAACGTGGAAACGACTCCAACGGCTAATACATAACCATCCTGGCCATGCAGCATCCGGAGGCACCTTGCGTCTGCCCTATTTCAGATACCTGATTGCAGTTGCCGCCGTATTCCTGATCGCGGCCTGCGATAGCGGTGCGGCCAATCCGGCGGCCACGCCTACGGCTGCTGAGACCGGCCCGGCTGCTGCGAAGGTTGACGGCACCACGGCGACTCGTAGCTCCAAATCGCCGGCAACCCCGGCGGCGACGCTTCCCACGGCCACACCGACAACAGCGGCGACGCTTCCCAATGCGACACCAACACCCCCGGCTACCAGCGCGCCCGTCGCCACCGTCTCAGCAGGCGCCGGACCCACTGTAATCCCTCGATCACCGCGAGAGCTGGCCGGCCCGCTTGCAGAGGCGGCGTGGGCCAACCTGGTGGAGCTGACGGACCGCCACAGCCCGCGCGCCAGCGCAACGGACGAGGAGCTTGCCGCCGCCGAGGTTATCGCGGAGCGGTTACGGGGGATTGGCTACGATGCTGCGCTGGAACCGTTCACGTTCGAGCACCTGACTCTTGAAAAGCCGGTCCTGCAGGTCAACTCACCCATTGAGCAGAAGCTCGTCTCATTCCCAATGGTGAGGTCCGGTGAAGGCTCGGCCACGGGCACGCTTGTGGACATTGGGACCGCCCGAACAACGGACATCCTGGCCGGCGGAATCGCGGGCAAGATTGCCCTGGCGCAACGCGGGACGCTGACGTTCGAAGAGAAGGCGGCGAACGCGGCGGCTGCGGGGGCGGCGGCAATCATTATCTACAACAATGCGGAAGGCTATTTCGGCGGCACACTGGCCAACGAGGCCGGCATTCCCGTCGTTTCCATCAGCAGAGAGGACGGCGAGCGGCTCAGGGGCATGATCTTCTCCGGCCAGACCGTCACCGCGACCGTGACCGTGGAGATGGTGCAACTGATCTCACGGAACGCCATCGCGGAGAAGCCGGGGACGGACCCGAATCGCGGCGTCGTCATCCTCGGCGGCCATTTCGACACGGTGCCGAAGGTGCCCGGCGCGAACGACAACGGCTCCGGCATCGCCACGCTGCTGGCGATCGCCGAGGAGATATCCGGGCGCAGCTACCCGTTCACCGTCCGGCTGGTGGCGTTCGGCAGCGAGGAGCTCGGGCTGTACGGCAGCAAGCACCACGTGGCCGCGATGAGCGAAGACGAGCGGGCGAGGGTGGTGGCGATGATGAACTTCGACGCGCTTGGCACCGGCCCCACGACGGGCATCCTGGGCGACGCTCGCCTGCTCGAGATGACCGGCGCCGTCGCCGACGCAAACGGCATTGACGCCTCCGTCCGCATGTCGCTGCCCGCCGGAACGAGCAGCGACCACGCATCGTTCATCGAGGCGAATATCCCGGCAGTCTTTTTCCTGGGTGACGACTTCTCCCGCATCCACACGCCGAACGACCGAACGGAGTTTGTTCGCCGGGAGCTGATGGGGAACGCCGCCGCGCTTGGGATCGGGCTGCTGGAGGCGCTGGCTGAGAGACGGGATTAGGGTGTTGGGTGTTGGGGGATCGGCATGAGCCTGCTGCAGGTTGCCTGTCGACGAGTGTTGCCGTACCCTAACGGCATTCAGTCGCTGAGGCCGCTGCTTGTCGAATCCGGTTGTCCCCGAACACATCTACGAAATTATCGGCGTATCCGAGCCGTGTCTGTCCCCTGACGGCTCGCTTGTGGCGTTCATGCGGTCGTCGTTTGACCAGGCGCGCGTAGAGGGACGGTCGCAGGTGATGACGGTTGCTACGGAAGGCCGCGCGCCGGAGGCGCTGACGCACGGGCCGTCCGACTCCTCGCCGAAGTTCTCACCCGACGGGGCGTCCATTGCCTTCATCCGCCCCGACGACAAGGGCCGCCGCCAGCTCTGGACTATCTCCAAAACCGGCGGCGAGGCGCGCTGCATCACCTCGCTACCCGGCGGGGCGCACTCCCCGGCGTGGTCGCCGGACTCCACGCGCATCGCTTTCGTGTCGGACGTGGACCCGGACCGCCTCCCGGACGGCCACGACCCCAAGAGGGATCCCAGGCCGCGGGTAGTGACGCGCATCCGTCACCGGTCCGATCACACCGGGTGGCGCGGAAACGCGTTCAGCCATCTGTTCGTCGTGAACGTCGGCTCCGGCGAGACGCGGCAGATCACGAACGGCGAGGGGGACGACGGGTACCCCGTTTGGTCGCCTGACGGCTCGCGGATCGCCTATATCACCGACCGCGGCGACGACCGGGACACCTCATGGCGCAGTAACGTCTATGTCGTGCCTGCCAGCGTCGGGGAGCCGGAGCTGTGGTCGGAAGGCCTGCTCATGGCAGGCGCGGCGGGATGGTCGCCGGACGGCCAGCGGCTTGCGATCGCCGGCTCGGACGACCCCGACGTGTGCGACCGCCGCGTTGGGTGGGTGTACGTCGCTGAGGCCGGTCGAAGGCCTCGGAGGGTGACCGATGGCCTGCACGCGCCCCTGCAGCCTTCACCGGGCTCCATGCAGCCCGCCGCGGAGATCGCGTGGACTCCAGACGGGCGCATTCTGTTCCTGGGCGACCACAGAGGCCAGTCTTATTTATGCACCGAGGGGCCGGACGGCGGACACGACCTTGCTATCGGTGGCGACTGGGCATGCTCATCGGTTTCCTTCGAGTCTACCGGCGGCAAGGCGGTGGTGGCTGCCTCCACTCCTACGTCACCGCCTGAACTGTACCTGGTGGACACCAGGACCGGAGAGCGCCGCCAGCTAACATTCGCCAACGCCCCGTGGCTTGCGACGCACCGGACGGCCGGACCGGAGAAGTTCACGTTCCGCCGCACGGGGCAGGAGATTGAATACCGTTTGCGGCTTCCATACGGCTTCGATCCGTCGACGCGCTATCCCCTCCTGCTGGACATCCACGGCGGCCCGCATGGGCGGTTCGGCGATGG
This window contains:
- a CDS encoding DUF402 domain-containing protein produces the protein MLLSGDKSMNARRFRHGDHILVREVWEGKLWSARPNIVIADTPELLAMYMPEGTAWRRPATAGGGFTRIPAPGFTTAPSLWYNEAVRLAVPGEDHSVLLLWEPCFARMKCWYVNMETPLTRTAIGFDYMDHVLDIVVQPDFTAWKWKDEDEVVEWVQRGMLTQDRTDHLRREGLKALSRMEARESPFTEEWRAWRPDPSWQRPALPEGWDRL
- the gyrA gene encoding DNA gyrase subunit A; this encodes MVTKTAFGFVKPQILEEEMRTSYMQYSMSVIVARALPDVRDGLKPVQRRILYAMNELGMRPNTAYKKSARLVGEVLGKYHPHGEGAVYDAMVRMAQDFSMRVPLVDGQGNFGSVDNDPPAAMRYTEARLSFAAEEMLANIDQETVDYSDNFDGTLQEPVVLPARLPNLLINGAAGIAVGMATNIPPHNPSEVCDGVIYLIDNPDATDLDLMKIITGPDFPTGATIMGRDGIRSAYTTGRGSITVRAVAEIEDMKKSNRQQIVVTDLPYQVNKAALVEKIAALIKEKRLEGITEIRDESDRQGMRMVMELRAGAQALVILNNLYKLTAMQSSFAANMLALVNGMPQVITLRSALSNYISFRREVVTRRTRYELRKALERAHILEGLRIALNNLDAVIKLIRESADVESARQGLMTTFSLSQIQAQAILDMQLRRLAALEREKIENEYQELMKLIDELQALLADPHKIDGVIKKETRDLKKKVGEDRRTTISDMSTDMNREDFEPHEQVVITLSQAGYIKRIAASTYRNQHRGGKGVTSMKTREDDPVRHILVCDTHDTLLYFTNTGRVLSTRVFDLRPDFSRNTRGVPVANVIPLGGDERVNAIVHVRSLQQQDVFLVMGTTRGEVKRVNLAEISSIRKAGLIIMALDQGDELVTARLGHETDDVTFVTENGMSIRFPVGQVTARQRAAGGVRGILLRRGDKVVSMDMVVPDSKLLVVSRNGYGKLTTMDKYKQQNRGGMGVKTMAITDKTGPVAAAQIIADSDELYVVSEQAQVMRTSLTEIRSTAGRVTQGVRIFTPAPGDAVASMACVSALEEVGGGEEALPLLSAVKHVDGKAAKRSANGATKAVEEDEPEESEPEAEEEAEDGEGGEQGKLL
- a CDS encoding S9 family peptidase, translating into MSNPVVPEHIYEIIGVSEPCLSPDGSLVAFMRSSFDQARVEGRSQVMTVATEGRAPEALTHGPSDSSPKFSPDGASIAFIRPDDKGRRQLWTISKTGGEARCITSLPGGAHSPAWSPDSTRIAFVSDVDPDRLPDGHDPKRDPRPRVVTRIRHRSDHTGWRGNAFSHLFVVNVGSGETRQITNGEGDDGYPVWSPDGSRIAYITDRGDDRDTSWRSNVYVVPASVGEPELWSEGLLMAGAAGWSPDGQRLAIAGSDDPDVCDRRVGWVYVAEAGRRPRRVTDGLHAPLQPSPGSMQPAAEIAWTPDGRILFLGDHRGQSYLCTEGPDGGHDLAIGGDWACSSVSFESTGGKAVVAASTPTSPPELYLVDTRTGERRQLTFANAPWLATHRTAGPEKFTFRRTGQEIEYRLRLPYGFDPSTRYPLLLDIHGGPHGRFGDGWDSIQQSFAGAGYVVLGVNCRGSSSYGPEFAKLALRDWGGEDYRDIMAAVDEACERPYMDSGRLFVHGYSYGGFMSAWIVGHTDRFKAAVVGAPVANLVTMYATSDIGVSYGETNWGGSPMTSFETLVKHSPLTYAANVTTPVLLMHGEADQRCPIEQSEQYYVALKRLGKTVEFVRYPGGTHLFFSSGRTAYRIDYLNRVLGWFAKHLDGPGGARE
- a CDS encoding M28 family peptidase, which codes for MRLPYFRYLIAVAAVFLIAACDSGAANPAATPTAAETGPAAAKVDGTTATRSSKSPATPAATLPTATPTTAATLPNATPTPPATSAPVATVSAGAGPTVIPRSPRELAGPLAEAAWANLVELTDRHSPRASATDEELAAAEVIAERLRGIGYDAALEPFTFEHLTLEKPVLQVNSPIEQKLVSFPMVRSGEGSATGTLVDIGTARTTDILAGGIAGKIALAQRGTLTFEEKAANAAAAGAAAIIIYNNAEGYFGGTLANEAGIPVVSISREDGERLRGMIFSGQTVTATVTVEMVQLISRNAIAEKPGTDPNRGVVILGGHFDTVPKVPGANDNGSGIATLLAIAEEISGRSYPFTVRLVAFGSEELGLYGSKHHVAAMSEDERARVVAMMNFDALGTGPTTGILGDARLLEMTGAVADANGIDASVRMSLPAGTSSDHASFIEANIPAVFFLGDDFSRIHTPNDRTEFVRRELMGNAAALGIGLLEALAERRD
- a CDS encoding beta-lactamase family protein, with translation MQEPRKALPRTVGVLESGIREGLHLGAQVYVSRDGIPVADFALGEARPGTPLTTEFVLPWMSSVKPVCAVAIARLWEAGKLDLDDRVGDIVPEFSKNGKDRVTLRHLLTHTSGLKNIDLPWQDLDYSETIARVCDAELNPDWQPGRKAGYNNAAAWFILGEVVRRLDGRPYDVYAREEVFEPLGMRSSWLATPQAWLEANRARIGTAFRVSTAGPAPVDLPDSTLTRFSPGGSGRGPIRELGLFYEMLLFRGESDGPRILSPQSVEALTARHRTGMLDQTFQTTLDWGLGFLLDTKAKGNVLLPYQFSRHASRRTFGHGGYQSSIGFADPENRLVVAWAVNGLIGEPKHTRRNNAVNEAVYEDMGLGARRRPAVTIRHDSAIIRAAIRRDYASQSAYRALSFSTWT